One genomic segment of Ricinus communis isolate WT05 ecotype wild-type chromosome 5, ASM1957865v1, whole genome shotgun sequence includes these proteins:
- the LOC8263091 gene encoding probable receptor-like protein kinase At2g42960 — translation MSSENLNAELSKKTSFLGLKLWVLIGISVGVFIFLILGILSVWLTFRRRTRRSMDKFSLSQIPNVSKDIKVDRVGAQNFNEHPKSLVLTVHDKSSDKNSEKMINHLGMSKSSDPDNISQSSSVYHHERGFSSHSGEEGSSGTVRKQSLLSYAGLVTASPLVGLPEVSHLGWGHWFTLRDLEFATDRFAAENVLGEGGYGVVYKGRLINGTEVAVKKLLNNLGQAEKEFRVEVEAIGHVRHKNLVRLLGYCIEGVHRMLVYEYVNNGNLEQWLHGAMRHHGTLTWEARMKVLLGTAKALAYLHEAIEPKVVHRDIKSSNILIDDEFNAKVSDFGLAKLLGSGESHITTRVMGTFGYVAPEYANTGLLNEKSDIYSFGVLLLEAVTGRDPVDYARPANEVNLVEWLKMMVGTRRAEEVVDPNLEVNPTTRALKRALLVALRCVDPDAEKRPKMSQVVRMLEADEYPFHEDRRNRKSRTTSMEIESMKESNDIENKVGDSESTANEINLGKK, via the exons ATGTCTTCTGAGAATTTGAATGCAGAATTATCAAAGAAGACATCTTTTTTGGGTTTGAAATTATGGGTTTTAATTGGAATATCTGTTggagtatttatatttttgattcTTGGTATCTTATCTGTATGGCTTACATTTCGTCGGAGAACTAGAAGATCGATGGACAAGTTCTCCCTTTCTCAAATACCAAATGTGTCGAAGGATATTAAGGTTGACAGGGTTGGAGCTCAGAATTTCAATGAGCACCCTAAAAGTTTAGTTTTAACAGTCCATGATAAATCAAGTGATAAGAACTCAGAAAAGATGATAAATCATTTAGGAATGAGCAAATCGAGTGATCCTGATAACATCAGCCAGAGCAGCTCAGTTTATCATCATGAAAGAGGATTTAGCTCACATTCAGGGGAAGAGGGAAGCTCTGGGACTGTGCGGAAGCAGTCTTTGTTGTCTTATGCAGGACTTGTTACAGCCTCCCCCTTAGTTGGCTTGCCAGAAGTCTCACATCTTGGATGGGGCCACTGGTTTACACTTAGGGATCTTGAGTTTGCAACAGACCGCTTTGCAGCAGAGAATGTCCTTGGTGAGGGtggttatggggttgtttacaAGGGTAGACTAATCAATGGAACTGAGGTAGCTGTGAAGAAGCTTCTTAACAATCT GGGACAAGCAGAGAAGGAATTTAGGGTTGAAGTGGAGGCCATTGGTCATGTTCGACATAAAAATCTAGTACGTCTTCTTGGTTACTGTATCGAAGGAGTTCACAG GATGCTTGTGTATGAATATGTGAACAATGGCAATTTAGAACAGTGGCTACATGGAGCTATGCGCCATCATGGTACGCTTACCTGGGAAGCTCGCATGAAAGTTCTTCTTGGCACTGCCAAGGC GCTTGCTTACTTGCATGAAGCAATAGAACCCAAGGTTGTTCATCGAGACATAAAGTCAAGCAATATATTGATTGATGACGAGTTTAATGCTAAGGTTTCTGATTTTGGATTGGCTAAACTTCTTGGCTCAGGAGAGAGCCACATCACGACTAGAGTTATGGGTACATTTGG TTATGTTGCACCAGAATATGCCAATACTGGCTTGTTAAATGAGAAGAGTGACATTTACAGCTTTGGTGTCCTGCTACTAGAAGCAGTTACTGGAAGGGACCCTGTGGACTATGCCCGGCCTGCTAATGAG GTCAATCTTGTAGAGTGGCTAAAAATGATGGTGGGTACAAGAAGAGCTGAGGAAGTAGTGGATCCAAATCTTGAAGTTAATCCAACAACTCGAGCTTTAAAGCGTGCTCTTTTGGTTGCACTACGGTGTGTTGATCCTGATGCAGAAAAGAGACCTAAAATGAGCCAGGTTGTGCGAATGCTTGAAGCAGATGAGTACCCATTTCATGAG GATCGGAGGAACAGAAAGAGTCGCACGACAAGCATGGAAATTGAATCGATGAAAGAATCAAATGACATCGAGAACAAGGTGGGAGATTCAGAGAGCACTGCCAATGAGATAAATCTTGGAAAGAAGTAA